One Paramisgurnus dabryanus chromosome 10, PD_genome_1.1, whole genome shotgun sequence genomic region harbors:
- the LOC135746950 gene encoding E3 ubiquitin-protein ligase TRIM39-like translates to MTADDVSFLQDFKSTMEMFELCKLTAESPECSSRVQCTTSDPEDISGMMINVAKHLSNLNFTVIHKMKENVEYIPVTLDPNTACPRLFLSDDLTTVRFSKDSALRLLPDNPERFDSSACVLGSDSFNSGIHRWEVHVGDNTSWCLGVMTESAERKKNIFYSSGVWYVGYCSGKYAPVITPVKTLHFLPVKVKLERIRVELDYDRGKLSFSDPLTNTHIYTFKHRFNKRVYPWFSVNCNISPLVILPGKSFGKF, encoded by the exons TTCCTACAG GACTTTAAGAGCACAATGGAGATGTTTGAATTGTGTAAACTCACAGCAGAATCTCCTGAATGTTCATCCAGAGTTCAGTGTACAACGTCAGATCCAGAGGACATCTCAGGAATGATGATCAATGTAGCAAAACATCTCAGCAACCTGAACTTTACTGTCATACACAAGATGAAGGAGAATGTTGAATACA TTCCAGTGACTTTGGACCCAAACACTGCTTGTCCTCGTCTCTTTCTATCTGACGATCTGACCACTGTGAGATTCAGTAAAGATTCAGCGCTGCGGCTGCTTCCTGATAATCCAGAGAGATTTGATTCATCTGCATGTGTTTTGGGTTCGGATAGCTTTAACTCAGGGATTCACCGCTGGGAGGTTCACGTTGGAGACAACACAAGCTGGTGTCTGGGTGTGATGACAGAATCTGCCGAGAGAAAGAAGAACATATTTTACAGTAGTGGAGTCTGGTATGTGGGGTATTGCTCTGGTAAATACGCTCCAGTCATTACACCAGTAAAAACACTTCATTTTCTCCCAGTGAAAGTGAAACTGGAGAGAATCAGAGTTGAGTTGGATTATGACAGAGGAAAGCTGTCGTTCTCTGATCCTCTCActaatacacacatatacactttCAAACACCGGTTTAATAAAAGAGTTTATCCATGGTTCAGTGTTAACTGTAACATTTCTCCTCTGGTGATCTTACCAGGAAAATCCTTTGGAAAATTCTGA